The genomic region TCGCCATGGGCGTCAACCTCGCCCTTCTCCCCACCCCGATGTTCAGCCAGGCGATCGATGTCCGCCAGCTAACCCAGCAGCACAATGACGAGCACTGGCGCCGCTGGCGCGATATCCAGATGCACTTGCAGGACAGCAAGTCCGAAGCGGTGCAAAAGGAGCTGCCGACCTTCCTGGCCGCTCTCGACAGCGAAGAAGCGGACACGGACGCCGCCCGCCACGCCGCCGCGCAGCCCAAGCCTCACCGCTACGAGCTAACCGCCGCGCAGACGCCGGATCCGGCCCTGCTGCTCAAGCCGCTCAACGGCCCCGACCTCGCTCAAGGGAAAACATATGTCGCCAGCGATCCCAACACCTACGGCTGGGGCATTGGCGGCCTGACCGACGGCTCCTGGGAATCGACCTCCCAGCACACCTTCGCCAGCGGCGACTCGCCCGTGTTCCCCAAGACGGCGACCGTGGACTTGGGCAGCGTTCAGCAGATCGGCTCGGTCGTGATCGGCGTCCCGCCGTTCGGCTCCACAAAGACCGTCAAAGTCTCGATCAGCGCCGACGGCCAGCAGTTCACCGGCGTGGGCAAAACGATGTTCTCAATCCGCAAGGAAGAAAAACATCGCTTCAGCTTCCCCGGCGCCCCCGCCCGCTACGTCCGCCTCACCTACACCGACCACTACCCCGACACCGTCGACTACGCGCCGACATTCGTCTTCACCAACGAAGTCGAAGTCTACGCGCCGTAAACCAGCGCTCACGCCGGCGCCTCGAACCATTCCGTTCGAGGCGTCAGAGCTTTGAAACGTCAGGATCGAGCGGATGCCATCGTTGCAGGCCCAGGAATGGGAGCAGACATACGTTTATCGCCGTGAGTCGATGCTTTCCGAAGCGTCTGGTCGCCCCGTCTTGTCGCTGATCACCACCGCCGGTCAGGATGGAGAGACGGGGTTCTTTCGAGGCGCTGTCCTGCATCCCAAGCGCACATCGGACCTGCTGCTCTCGGTCGTCGATGTCGTTCAATCCCGATTCCACACGCCGGCGGCGATGCTCGCCAAAAAGCTTCTTGAGTCCGACCCTGTGATTACCTGCGGCGCGGGCCAAATCCGCTTTGAAGGTTTCTCATCCTGCGGCGGCGTCTACGCTCGGCTTGACCTGCTTCCTAACGCTATGCATGGCGACTTCTTCGGTTCGGGAACGACAAACGTCAACATCAATAGCCACATGCGGGCGGCGCTTAGCCGCGTTCGTGAGAATACCCCGCTGGAGATGACGGTCGGATCCGAAGGATTTTTAGTGCACAGTGAGGGAGAAGCCACAATTGAGCGCAAGGTCACGCTCCCCGCGCGCTGGCTGCGCGGGTTTGTGGAGGCGCAGGCTTGCCAGGCGCGGATGGAGCCGCGCCTGGATGTTTCCGGCCCGGAGTTCCGTAAGTTTCTGCGCGAACTGCCTCGGGACGTCAAGAATGAGATTTGGATCTCAAAAACGGCCCGTGGTTTGCGCATGAGCTCACAGCCAGGAGCCGACGCCGTGTGCGTCGGAGGCGCATCGCGACTGCGCTTGCTGGAGGCGGTTGCTCGCCACGCGCTCGACGTCCGCGTTTACGCGCCCGCAGCCGGCGGAGGCTGCGCATGGGAGCTTACGACACCGGATTCGCGTCTCGTCCTCGTGCTCAGTCCCGATACGTGGCGCGGGTTTTCCGGCGAAGGTCAAGTGCTGGAGACACTCGCCGCCCCCGCCGCCGAACACGCGATGGGCGCCGTCAAAGCGGCGCTGCGATGGCAAAAGACAATTGTTCCGGCCGCGCTCGCCGCAGAATCGGGAGTGGATCAACAGGCGATTGCATGGGCGCTCGCGCAGTGCTCCGCCTCGGGACTGGTCGGCTACGATCTGCATCAGCGCGCTTATTTCCATCGGGAGCTCCCTTTCGACCGCTCCAAAATCCCAGCGCATCAGCCCCGCCTCAAAGACGCCGGCAAGTTACTGCTGGACGCCGGCGTCACAATCGAAAGCGCCACGAATCCCGTCAAAGCATGGGTGCGCAGCAAAGACGTGGAATATCGAGTTATCTTCACCGAAGACGGCGCCGCATGCACCTGCGTCTGGTCCGCGAAGCATCACGGTGAACGCGGTCCCTGCAAACATATCCTCGCCGTTCAAATGGCTCTTGTCTCGGAATCTCCAACGCAGGAATAGCATGCCGACCGATTTAGAAAACGCCATCGCAAGCGGCGATACCGCAAACATTATCCAGCTTCTCTCGAAGTGGAGCGAGTCGGAGCGCCGCTCGGCGGCTCCTTCGGCAATTCAAGCCCTTCAACGTGAACGCCAAAACGCGTTTCAAGCGCTCCATGCGGTGATTGAGAATGAACGACCAGCCTGGAATCAACGCGATTGTCACACCTCCGCCGCGCTCGCCGTTCTTGGGACAGCGAGCCTTTCTGAAATCCAGAAACTCAACTTCTTTCTGTGGGAGGATAGCGCCTACGACATCATGGCGGCGAGACGCCCGGAATGGCTCGCGGCGTGGTGCGAGTGGACGCTTCTCCGCAATGCATCGGACTGGGCGGTGGTCCGCCGTCTCGTGCGCGAAGGGATTTGCCCGCAGCCACAGTCGGATCGATATTTTCTATGGATGACGGAACGTGCGGCGCAGAACGATGTCAAAGCGTTCCTGCTCAGAGATCCCGATCTGCTGGACAATGAGCTATGGAGGCTCTTCGAGATTGAAGGCGACAGCGCTGTCAGCCTGAACAATTCGGAGAAGTACGGAAAGTCCAAATGGTCACACGCGCTTTTGGAGCTTGCGGAGGAGGGCAGGATCTCCCGAGAACGACTTCTCGACGCTGCTCTGGATGCCCTGTCGCGGGACTTCCACGAATACCGCGCCGGTTGGTTTTCTCGCTTCCATGAGGCTCTGAAGCCGACGCTGGACGAGCGCGCCGCGCGCACGGAGCGTTATCTGCAACTCCTGTCCAGTAAGATTCCCCCAACCGTCGCATTCGCTCTGAACGCTGTCATGGTTCTGGACAAAGCTGGGCTCATGTCGGCCGCTGCCGGACTGGAGGCGATCCCTCCGGTATTCTACGCGGACGCCAAGACGACCATCACACGGGCGCTGCGCCTGACGGAGCGCTGGAGCAAGACAGATCCGCGCCTGCATACGGTCGCCGCCGAAGCTGTGCTCCCCGCACTGGAGCACGAATCCCGAGACGTTCGTGAGGCCATTCAGAAATTCACGGGATCGGCCCCGATCGACGCCCCTCCGCGCGGCGCGGCGGAGACCTCGCCGCCCACTTCCACACCACTACAGGCGGCCTCAAACAAGCCGATACTCCCAATCAGCACAGTCGAAGAGCTTGTCGCGGCCTTCGCATCGGTGATTGAAAACGAAGGGCCGCCTGAAGAACTGGAGCGCGTGCTGGACGGGGTTTCACGTTTGGGCGCCGAGCGCCCGCCGGACTTCCATCGCCTCACTGGGCCACTGCAAAAGCGAGCGCGCAAATTTCGCGGCGAGAATGATGGATATTCCTTCCATGGCGCCTCCGTTCGAACGGTCTTCTCGGAACTTGCGAGAGCGTGGCTGGACGGTGAGTCGCCCAAGGAGCCTGTGGATCAGAAGGTAATAGGTCTGGAGGATTTTCTGGCAGCCCGCGTACGCGGCGTCGCCCAGCGGGTTTCCGCAGGCAAGAGCGATGCAATCCTGTCCGCGCCGACACATCGCGGCGCATGGATCTCCCCCATAACCCTGGTGAAGCGCCTGGCCGACCAGACCAGCGCGCCGAATCGTCTGGATCTTATTCAGTCGCTGCTTCGTCTCAGTCGAGACGAACGCGCGGAGGCCCTGGCGCTTGCGACGCAGCTAAAGGGCGAAACCGGCGAAGCTGTACGTCACGCGCTAGGAGCCGACCATGGCGCGGTGGGCGCGGACGCCGCGCTCTGGGCGGCGGCCTCTCGCGCACGCGATCCAGAAACCGACGACCCAATGGTCGGCGCTCGCCATACGGGATTAGGCCCAGATATTGCAGAAGCAGGCAAGATCGAATTTCAATGGCTTTCGGAGATCAATCCTCGCTCCGAAATTATCCTGGCGGGATATGCATCTTATCATCTCTACCACGTATCTATCTCTACCATACCGGCGGCTCCCAGGCAATGCGGATTGGATTTCCCCACTCTTCAGATTTATCGAACCGGATTGGGGCAGCCCGCCATGACTCGGTGGGCGTCAAGCGTATGGCCGGGATACCGCGAAAGCTGGTTCGCGGCGGGATGCGGCGCCATCGGCGACAATCTCGACTGGTGGGAGGCGAGGTGGGGTAACCGTGAGTTTCTGGCGCCGCTCCTCGACCCGAGCACAAAACTTGGACTGATGGCCCTGACGCTCATGGCTCTTGGTCTTGCCGCAAAAAACGCCGACGAAGGCGCCTTGACGACGGACATTTTGATATCGGCAATTGCCGACGGGCGACTGAATGAGCACAGAATGTCGCAAATCCTGACGCTTCTGTTTGCCTGGGAGCAGGTGACAATGCCGCGCGTCACCCGGCGCGTCGAACAGGCAAGCCGCGTGTCCGAACGACACTCCCGGGTTCTCTACGCCGGTCTCGCCACCGCCCTGGAAACCGCCCCGCCGACGTCCGCCGCATCTCTGGGCTCCGTTCTGGAGGCGTTCCATGAACTGTCGATTGAGCTGAGCGCAGGTCCGCCCTCCGGTAAACTGTCGGAGTTTCTGGCGGGCCAGCAAGGCAAAAATCGCGCGGCGGCAATCGCCAAGAAGATCATCGCCTTGCCGCAAGTCAAATGACGCCGGTTATTTTCGCTCGGCGCGCAAGATTGCCTTGAGGAGCGTCTCGAAGTCCAATGGGCCTTTGTGATGCAGGCCGTTGATGAAGAAGGTCGGCGTTCCCGGGACACCGCTGGCGAGTCCTCCGTCAAAGTCGTCGCGGACTCGCGTGGCGTACGTGTGCTCGGAGAGTTCGCGGGTGAAGCGCTCGACATCCAGCGAAAGATCCTCGGCGTACTGGGTCAGGCTCGCCGCGTTCAGATCCTCTTGATGATCGTACAGCGTATCGTGCATCTCCCAGTATTGGCCCTGCGCGCCGGCGGCCTCCGCCGCTTCGGCGGCAAGCTGGGCGTAGGGGTGGATATCGACCAGGGGAAAATTTCGGAACACGATCCGCAGGCGATCGCCGAGTTGTTTATGAAGTTCCTTGACGATCTCGTGCGCCTGCGCGCAGTAGGGACATTCGAAGTCGCCATACTCCACCAGCGTCACAGGCGCGCTGTCCGGTCCCTCGCGATGGTCCTGCTCGCTCACGGGCGGCGTCAATTCCGGCATCATTCGTTCTCCTTGCACCTATATGCTCTCCATGAAAGCGGCGCCCAGTCATACGGGACAGTTTAGCCTTTGAAGGGTCCCACAATGTCGTGCGTAATCCAGCCGCCGTAAAAATCTCCGGACTGAGCCATCACGACTTCGCCGTTGACACGGCATTCGTCCATCTTACCGGGATAAAACGCCAGATGGTCTTTGAGCGCGAGGTAAGCGTCGACAGGATTGGGATAGGACCAGGCGGCGTGCCCGGATGTCTTCACGCTGACGGTCAGATTCCAATAGGACGCCATGCCCTTCCACTCGCAGAACGTCTGGAGCTTTGCGGGCGTCAGAAAGTCCATACGAATGTCGTCTTGCGGAATGTAATAGACGGGCGGATGGCTCGTTTCGAGGATCCGCCATGCGTGACGAGTGTCGACTATCAGCATTCCTCCAAACATAATTTCGAGATGTTTTTCCGACTGCTCGATGCGCGGCGGCCTGGGATAGTCCCAAACGGATTCCTGACCCGGCTGCGGGGCGACACGCGAAGATGGGTTCATCGGTATTTCCTCTCATCCCTGTTATCCTGCGACTGAACAGACATGAAACGCCGATTTACGCGCCGCCGTTCCTTTCAAGACATTCCGCCCACGAAGGCGCGCGAAACAAAATCCGTACTCCATCGTATCTTCGATCATGAGATATTTATCGAATGGGATTGTATTGGCGATGGCGTTTGCCGCGCTGGTTGCGGCGTCACAGGGTTTCGCCCAAACGCCGAAGGGTAATCGACTGCTCGGCATGGACGTGCAAGCCGCGCGGGACGGCGGCTACGATACGGCGTTCCAGATCGCCAAGAAGGCGGGGGCGCAGGTCGTTTCCGTGTCGATCAATTGGGACGATATTGAGTCCGAGCCAGGGCAGTATCACAATGCGAGTCTTCAGGCGGCGAATGCGTACTATCCGGCGCAGCATGTCAGAGTCAGCCTTTGCATTCGGCCTCTCGATACGAACGGGCCGCACATGCCCGCCGATCTGCGCGGTCAGCCGATGGATTCGGATGTCGTGGAAGAGCGATTTGGGAAGATGATGGATTATGTGTTCGCGCAGATCCCCGATGTTCCGCTGGCGTCGCTCGGCGTCGGCAATGAGGTAAATATCGATTTTGGGACCGACGCCGGGAAATGGGCGCGGTACCGGCGCTTCTTCGCCGCCGTGCGCCGTCGAATCCAAGCGAAGCATCCCGACCTGCCAATCGGTGTCCCCGTCACATTCGAAGGCGTCACGGGCGCGGCGCGCGGCGAGGTGAAGACGCTGAACGCGGCGAGCGATTGGGTGATGGTCACTTACTATCCGCTGAATACGGACTTTACGGTGAAGGCGCCTGGGACGGCGTCCCGGGATTTTGACCGGCTGGCGCGTCTCTACCCGAACCGCAAAATCGCGCTGATGGAAGCGGGCTGCCCTTCGGGCGCGCTGTGCCTGAGTTCGGAGACCAGGCAGGCGGAGTTTGTAACGCAGGTGTTCCGGGCGTGGGACGCCCACGCCGCCCAGATCCCCTTGGTCTCATTCAGCTGGCTGAACGACAAATCCACGGCGGATATGGACGGTTTCGCGCGCTACTACGGCGTAAACGCCCCGCCCTTCCGAGAATATTTGCAAACTCTGGGCCTGCGCACCTGGGAGGGCAAGGACAAAGCGGCCTTCCGCGTGCTGACGCAGGAAGCCAGGGCGCGCGGCTGGTGACGAACCGGGGTGTGACTGATCTTTGTTAAACGTTCGGCTGTAACAAAAATCAGGCGCACCCAACGAACCGGTCAATGCAGGACTTTGGTCCGGTAAACGCTCTGGATCGCCGCGATATCCGGCGTTCGGTCGAGATATCGCTTCGGGCCGACGAGGTTCCCGATCATCTCGCGGAGGGCGGTGTCCTGCGGATCGTCCAGCAGAATGCGGCGCGGGCGAAGGTCGCCTCCGAGAATCTCGCCCATGGCGACAGCGCCGGCCTGGGAGATACGGTTGCGGCGCAGGTCGCAGCGCCCCAGAACGGGATTGGCGGCGATCATCTCCGAAATCGCCCGGGCGCCCAAATCGTCAATGACATTGGATTGTACGCCCAGAACGCGCGTGGACCGGCAGTAGCCAAGGTCAAGCGTTGTCAGCGCGGGGTGTCCGGTCAGCGCCTTCGCGATCGACGCGGCGCCTGCCGAAGTGAGGCCGTTACTCGCCAGGCCAAGCTCTTGCAGCGTCGTGTTTTGACTCAATCCTTCGGCAATGATCGCGGCGCCGCGATCGCCGAGTAAGTTCGCGGCGAGGTACACCGCTTCAAGGCTGCTGTTCGACGCGAGCAGATCGGCGATCCCTTGCGCCTGTTCGGGCTCAAGATAAAGACCGGCCAGGTAGAGACGCTTGACGGTCTGGTTGCGTGATGTCAAGGCGCTGAGGACGGCTTCCAGGCCATCGGCGCCGATCTGCGTATTGACCAAATCAACCGTCCGAATAGCGGTGTTCTTCTCCAGCATCCGCGCCACCGCCCGGGCGCCGTCCGGGCCGATGGGATTGCGTTTCAGCCACAGCCCGGTCACGCTCTTGTTCCGCGCAAGCGTCTCCGACAGCCGCTCCGCGCCGCGTGGGCCGATCAAATTGCAGCCCAGGTAAGCGACCTGAACGGCGCCCCCATCCTCAATGAGCCGCGCGACGCTCGCCGCGCCGGCGTCGCCGATCCCGTTCGTTCCAAGCAGCAGGCTCTGAATGGCGGTGTTATGCGCCAAAACGCCGGTCACCACGCGGGCGCCCTCCGGACCGATATCTTGCTTGCACAGATCGAGACGCCCGTCGGGCGTAACGGCTCCTCGGGGAAACATCAGGGTGTCGGACGGCAGGCGATTTCCTCGGAGATAAGCGAGCAGCGGGTCCAGCTCCCTCACATCGCAAAACGCGGGGATCGGCTTCTTGGTGAGCGGACAGTGCAGCGTCGTTTGATTGCCAGTTTCCATATGCGTGATTGGCTCCACCCTACCAGGGATACGGCTTGTAGTCTTTGAGAAAATGCCCGTGCAGCGGCTCCGAATCACTCAGGAGACCCTGCGCGATGGGATCGTAGATGCGCGCCATTCCGTCGATCAGATCGAGCGGCGTATAAAAATCCTGAACGGCGCGCATCTGAAGGTGCTTGGGATAGGGATTTTCGTCGGTGATCCATCCCGTATCCACGCTGTTCATGTAGACGCCGTCGCGCGCGTAATCCGCCGCCGATGTCCGCGTCATCATATTGAGCGCGGCCTTCGCCATGTTGGTGTGCGGATGGAAGATGGTCTTGCTCGGGCGGTCGAACTGCCCCTCCATCGCCGAGACGTTCACGATGAAACGGCGCGCGTGGGGCGAACGCAGGAGCAGCGGCTTGAGCCGACTGTTCAGCACGAACGGCGCGGTGACATTCACCAGCTGCACCTCCAGCATCTCGACCGTCTCCACTTCGTCCAATCGCAAAGACCAGCTGTTGCTGGCGCGCCGATCGATCGGCTGCCCGTAGTGGTCGTACCGGCCCGGCAAAAGAGAGTTCGCTTCGGTATCCGATCTCTCATACGGCGCGTCGTCCGCAGTCAGAAGACGCCGCACGGGCTCCCCCAGCGCCGCAAAGTTCTCCTTCGCGAGCAGTTCCTGGTAGAAATCCGCCGTGCGTTTCACCGTCTGGGCGGCGTTATGAATGACGATATCCAGGGCGGCTTCGGTTTGCAGCAGATGG from Capsulimonas corticalis harbors:
- a CDS encoding SWIM zinc finger family protein, with product MPSLQAQEWEQTYVYRRESMLSEASGRPVLSLITTAGQDGETGFFRGAVLHPKRTSDLLLSVVDVVQSRFHTPAAMLAKKLLESDPVITCGAGQIRFEGFSSCGGVYARLDLLPNAMHGDFFGSGTTNVNINSHMRAALSRVRENTPLEMTVGSEGFLVHSEGEATIERKVTLPARWLRGFVEAQACQARMEPRLDVSGPEFRKFLRELPRDVKNEIWISKTARGLRMSSQPGADAVCVGGASRLRLLEAVARHALDVRVYAPAAGGGCAWELTTPDSRLVLVLSPDTWRGFSGEGQVLETLAAPAAEHAMGAVKAALRWQKTIVPAALAAESGVDQQAIAWALAQCSASGLVGYDLHQRAYFHRELPFDRSKIPAHQPRLKDAGKLLLDAGVTIESATNPVKAWVRSKDVEYRVIFTEDGAACTCVWSAKHHGERGPCKHILAVQMALVSESPTQE
- a CDS encoding DUF6493 family protein: MPTDLENAIASGDTANIIQLLSKWSESERRSAAPSAIQALQRERQNAFQALHAVIENERPAWNQRDCHTSAALAVLGTASLSEIQKLNFFLWEDSAYDIMAARRPEWLAAWCEWTLLRNASDWAVVRRLVREGICPQPQSDRYFLWMTERAAQNDVKAFLLRDPDLLDNELWRLFEIEGDSAVSLNNSEKYGKSKWSHALLELAEEGRISRERLLDAALDALSRDFHEYRAGWFSRFHEALKPTLDERAARTERYLQLLSSKIPPTVAFALNAVMVLDKAGLMSAAAGLEAIPPVFYADAKTTITRALRLTERWSKTDPRLHTVAAEAVLPALEHESRDVREAIQKFTGSAPIDAPPRGAAETSPPTSTPLQAASNKPILPISTVEELVAAFASVIENEGPPEELERVLDGVSRLGAERPPDFHRLTGPLQKRARKFRGENDGYSFHGASVRTVFSELARAWLDGESPKEPVDQKVIGLEDFLAARVRGVAQRVSAGKSDAILSAPTHRGAWISPITLVKRLADQTSAPNRLDLIQSLLRLSRDERAEALALATQLKGETGEAVRHALGADHGAVGADAALWAAASRARDPETDDPMVGARHTGLGPDIAEAGKIEFQWLSEINPRSEIILAGYASYHLYHVSISTIPAAPRQCGLDFPTLQIYRTGLGQPAMTRWASSVWPGYRESWFAAGCGAIGDNLDWWEARWGNREFLAPLLDPSTKLGLMALTLMALGLAAKNADEGALTTDILISAIADGRLNEHRMSQILTLLFAWEQVTMPRVTRRVEQASRVSERHSRVLYAGLATALETAPPTSAASLGSVLEAFHELSIELSAGPPSGKLSEFLAGQQGKNRAAAIAKKIIALPQVK
- a CDS encoding DsbA family protein, translated to MMPELTPPVSEQDHREGPDSAPVTLVEYGDFECPYCAQAHEIVKELHKQLGDRLRIVFRNFPLVDIHPYAQLAAEAAEAAGAQGQYWEMHDTLYDHQEDLNAASLTQYAEDLSLDVERFTRELSEHTYATRVRDDFDGGLASGVPGTPTFFINGLHHKGPLDFETLLKAILRAERK
- a CDS encoding DUF427 domain-containing protein, whose product is MNPSSRVAPQPGQESVWDYPRPPRIEQSEKHLEIMFGGMLIVDTRHAWRILETSHPPVYYIPQDDIRMDFLTPAKLQTFCEWKGMASYWNLTVSVKTSGHAAWSYPNPVDAYLALKDHLAFYPGKMDECRVNGEVVMAQSGDFYGGWITHDIVGPFKG
- a CDS encoding ribonuclease inhibitor, with the protein product METGNQTTLHCPLTKKPIPAFCDVRELDPLLAYLRGNRLPSDTLMFPRGAVTPDGRLDLCKQDIGPEGARVVTGVLAHNTAIQSLLLGTNGIGDAGAASVARLIEDGGAVQVAYLGCNLIGPRGAERLSETLARNKSVTGLWLKRNPIGPDGARAVARMLEKNTAIRTVDLVNTQIGADGLEAVLSALTSRNQTVKRLYLAGLYLEPEQAQGIADLLASNSSLEAVYLAANLLGDRGAAIIAEGLSQNTTLQELGLASNGLTSAGAASIAKALTGHPALTTLDLGYCRSTRVLGVQSNVIDDLGARAISEMIAANPVLGRCDLRRNRISQAGAVAMGEILGGDLRPRRILLDDPQDTALREMIGNLVGPKRYLDRTPDIAAIQSVYRTKVLH
- a CDS encoding SDR family NAD(P)-dependent oxidoreductase, which encodes MPLTEQQLEACYRTLQEIARDPSVIDDHDGLKTIIAKIHREGKRGQNQRRREERVQADRDLRAQTVIVREQSPANSAPMLAEHAGDSFVETVGAASRPIRCYVCKELYTELHFHYHLLCPECAGVHYAKRGQRADLAGRTALITGGRIKIGYEMALRLLRDGARVIVTTRFPIDAAERFAAEPDSAAWLDRLLISRIDLRDIRAVEELAAHLLQTEAALDIVIHNAAQTVKRTADFYQELLAKENFAALGEPVRRLLTADDAPYERSDTEANSLLPGRYDHYGQPIDRRASNSWSLRLDEVETVEMLEVQLVNVTAPFVLNSRLKPLLLRSPHARRFIVNVSAMEGQFDRPSKTIFHPHTNMAKAALNMMTRTSAADYARDGVYMNSVDTGWITDENPYPKHLQMRAVQDFYTPLDLIDGMARIYDPIAQGLLSDSEPLHGHFLKDYKPYPW